The following DNA comes from Streptomyces sp. NBC_00273.
TCGCCCGCGAGTACGCGAAGGTCACGCAGGACAACTTCCGCCGCACCGGCCAGGCGACCGCCCCCTTCGGCCTCACCACCAAGCACAAGATCGCCGACGCGCTCGTCTACTCCAAGCTCCGCGAGGCCTTCGGCGGGAAGCTGCGCGCCGCCGTCTCCGGCGCCTCCGCCCTGGCCCCCGAGATCGGCTTCTTCTTCTCCGGCGCGGGCGTCCACATCCTGGAGGGCTACGGCCTGACCGAGTCCAGCGCGGCCTCCTTCGTCAACCCGGGCGAGGCCTACCGCACCGGCACGGTCGGCAAGCCGCTCCCCGGCACCGAGGTCCGCATCGCCGACGACGGCGAGGTCCTGCTGCGCGGCCCCGGCATCATGCAGGGCTACCACCGGCAGCCCGACAAGACCGCCGAGGTCCTGGAGTCCGACGGCTGGCTGCACACGGGCGACATCGGCGAGCTGTCGGCCGACGGCTACCTGCGCATCACCGACCGCAAGAAGGACCTGATCAAGACCTCGGGCGGCAAGTACGTCGCCCCGGCGGAGATCGAGGGCCAGTTCAAGGCGATCTGCCCGTACGTGTCGACGATCGTCGTGCACGGCGCCGACCGGAACTTCTGCTCGGCGCTGATCGCCCTCGACGAGCCGTCGATCCTGACCTGGGCGGCCGAGAACGGGCTGGAGGGCAAGACGTACGGACAGGTCCTGGCGGCGCCGGAGACCAACCGCCTGATCGAGACGTACGTACAGACCCTGAACGAGGGCCTGCAGCGCTGGCAGACGATCAAGAAGTTCCGGCTGCTGCCGCGCGACCTCGACGTCGAGCACGGCGACCTCACGCCCAGCCTGAAGCTGAAGCGGCCGGTGGTCGAGCGTGAGTTCAAGCACCTGATCGAGGAGATGTACGAGGGGTCCCGCGAGGCGTAGCGCCTGCCGCGGGCCCGGCGGGGCGGGGCGGCGGACCGCCCCGCGGACCCCGCCGTTCCCGGGCGGCCCCGGGGTGTCGGCCGCGAGCCGGCTCCCGGGGCTCCGCCCCGGACCCCGCGCCTCAAACGCCGGCGGGGTCGGACGGGACGCCGGCGGGGTCGGACGTGACGACGGCGGGGCCGTTCCCGTGCGGGATGATGGGTGCATGCCTTCCGCACTCCCCGACGGTGAACCCATGCCCGAAGACGGCGCGCTGCCGTCGCACGCCCTGGCGGGCGCGGGGGAGCGGCCGCTCGGGTTCTACCTGCACGTCCCGTACTGCGCCACGCGCTGCGGGTACTGCGACTTCAACACCTACACGGCCACCGAGCTGCGGGGCACCGGCGGTGTGCTCGCCTCCCGGGAGAACTACGCCGACACCCTGATCGACGAGGTCCGCCTCGCGCGGAAGGTGCTCGGGGACGACCCGAGGGCCGTACGGACGGTGTTCGTGGGCGGCGGCACGCCCACGTTGCTGCCCGCCGGGGACCTCGTACGGATGCTCGCGGCCATCCGGGACGAATTCGGCCTGGCCGAGGACGCCGAGATCACCACCGAGGCCAACCCGGAGTCGGTGAACCCGCAGTACCTGGCCGAGCTGCGCGCCGGGGGCTTCAACCGGGTCTCCTTCGGCATGCAGAGCGCCAAGCAGCACGTCCTGAAGGTGCTCGACCGCACCCACACGCCGGGGCGCCCCGAGGCGTGCGTCGCGGAGGCGCGGGCGGCGGGCTTCGAGCACGTCAACCTCGACCTGATCTACGGCACGCCCGGGGAGTCGGACGAGGACTGGCGGGCGACCCTCTCGGCGGCGCTGGGCGCCGGGCCGGACCACATCAGCGCCTACGCGCTGATCGTCGAGGAGGGCACGCAGCTGGCGCGGCGCATCCGCCGCGGCGAGGTTCCGATGACGGACGACGACGTGCACGCCGACCGGTACCTGATCGCGGACTCGGTCATGGCCGAGGCCGGGTACTCCTGGTACGAGGTCTCGAACTGGGCCACCTCGGAGGCCGGGCGCTGCCTGCACAACGAGCTGTACTGGCGCGGCGCCGACTGGTGGGGCGCGGGGCCGGGCGCGCACTCGCACGTGGGCGGGGTGCGGTGGTGGAACGTGAAGCACCCGGGCGCGTACGCCGCGGCCCTGGCCGAGGGCCGTTCCCCCGGCGCGGGGTGCGAGCTCCTCTCCGAGGAGGACCGGCGGGTGGAGCGGATCCTGCTGGAGCTCCGGCTGGTGGACGGCGTCCCGCTGACCCTGCTGGCCCCGGCCGGGCTCGCGGCCTCCCGCAAGGCCCTGGCGGACGGGCTGCTGGACGCCGCGCCGTACGAGGCCGGGCGGGCCGTGCTGACCCTGCGGGGGCGGTTGCTGGCCGACGCGGTGGTCCGGGACCTGGTGGACTGACCAGCCTGCGGCGCCGTTGCCGGGGGCGCTGCCCCCGGACCCCCGCGCCTCAAGCGCCGGCGGGGCTGGGTGGGTGCGCCTCAAGCGCCGGCGGGGCTGAAAGTGCGCCTCAAACGCCGGCGGGGCTCGGAGGGCTGCGGCGGGGCCTGTCAGGGGTCGGCCGGGCTGGGGTGGGCTACGGGGCCGTGACGTGGTCGATGAGGTGCTCCACCGAGCCCAGGAGCGTCGGCTCCAGGTCCTTGTAGGACGTCACCCGGGACAGGATGTGCTGCCAGGCAGCGCCCGTGTTCTCCGGCCAGCCCAGGGCCCGGCAGATGCCCGTCTTCCAGTCCTGGCCGGGCGGGACCACCGGCC
Coding sequences within:
- the hemW gene encoding radical SAM family heme chaperone HemW produces the protein MPSALPDGEPMPEDGALPSHALAGAGERPLGFYLHVPYCATRCGYCDFNTYTATELRGTGGVLASRENYADTLIDEVRLARKVLGDDPRAVRTVFVGGGTPTLLPAGDLVRMLAAIRDEFGLAEDAEITTEANPESVNPQYLAELRAGGFNRVSFGMQSAKQHVLKVLDRTHTPGRPEACVAEARAAGFEHVNLDLIYGTPGESDEDWRATLSAALGAGPDHISAYALIVEEGTQLARRIRRGEVPMTDDDVHADRYLIADSVMAEAGYSWYEVSNWATSEAGRCLHNELYWRGADWWGAGPGAHSHVGGVRWWNVKHPGAYAAALAEGRSPGAGCELLSEEDRRVERILLELRLVDGVPLTLLAPAGLAASRKALADGLLDAAPYEAGRAVLTLRGRLLADAVVRDLVD